From the Chitinispirillales bacterium genome, the window TTGAGGTTAAAGCGTTTTCGAAAAGTGTTCACTCGTTATGACAAGTTAGATGTGGTGTTCAGCGGATTTATTTTTCTGGCAATGTGTATTGACGCCCTGTTTAGTGTGAACACAATGTAATATAGAAGAAGTAGAATTTATTGAAAAATCAATAAAAATTTAGGAAACCCTTTGAAAAAATGTATATTATAGAGTGTAAGCTTATATTTTGCTGTGGAGAATAGAACAATGGCGGGTAAAAAATATCTTTGTATTTGGATACATCCGTTATAGGAGGCTATTATGATGAAAAATTTATGCAAGATACTCACTTGCTGTTTCAAAACATAAAAGATGGAAAATACAGTGTTTTTATTTCAAATTTGACAGAAGAAGAATTAGAAAACGCTCCTTACGAAGTAAAAAATCTTTTGAATGATTTAGAGCATCAATTGATAGTAGTATCGCCTGAGTGTAAAAATCTAGCAAAGGATTACATAAATGAAATGTATCAAGACCCAGATGAAATCCGCAAATATGTATTTGGGGAAATTACCAACGTTTGGGCAAAGAAATAGGAGCAACAAAATGTATTTTAAGAAACTCATTGGGGACAACTGATGTTTTAATCGTCCATTTGATAACCAAACCCAGCTAAGGATTTCTCTGGAAACTCAGTCAAAAATTATTTATGATGACTATATACATATTTACACAAACTATCCTCATTACAACTAAGAGAAATAGTATTTTTAGCCAATAGGAACGGGAAAGGACAAGAAATGACCTTGACAAAACTACATAATGAACGGAGTAAAAGTAGCCCTGTAAAAATAACCGATTATATTCATTGTGAAAGTACTGATAAAACAATAGAAATACATCGTGGACGCAACGGTTATAATTGGGCGGGTCAAAAAGGAAAAATACTTGAATGGACTATCCCCGTTTTAGTTGAAAAATCCGCAGACGAAATCCTTGAAAAAATATACAGCTGCTCCGAATGGCAAACTTACGGGAAAGGCAGAGAAACAAGCATAGATAGTCCGGCATTACGCGATATTATTTGGAATAATATCCAACCGTACATGGATATTAAATCTATGAAAAGTGTGCCTAAAACTGGCGATAGTAAATCGGCGATGGTTAGAACTCAAACGAAAGGCAAATATATTATAGAAACAAAACGCGATATAATAACTATCGGGTCAAATGAATGTTATACCTTTTATCAAAGCGTAGCGTTTGTTGTGGAATGGTTTGTTAAAAATGTTGATAAGGATTATTTTAGAAACAAGGTTGTATATCTAAACGCAGACGATACTAAATCCGCTTTCTGGTTATACTTTTACAACAATTTTAATAAACTTGGATTAAAAAAACTTATTGCAACTCATTATGACGGGACTGGTTTATCTTATGGCAATAGTGAAACAAATATAAAATCAATCGGAATTTGGGAGGAATATGCTGGTTATATTATGGAATATGAAGGAAAAATTATAAGACGAGTTCCGCCGATTGGAGTAAAATCAGATTTTCACGGAGATTTTAAGGAAAAAATCTGTATGGATATTGCCAGAAACAAAGCCGATATAATAATGACAAATCCGCCCTTTGGACAAGAATGGAAAAATTATATAAATGCGATGTTATCTACTGGTAAAAAACTTATATTTTGGGGTAATGGCGGAGCGCCGCTGTATAATTGGTTTATGCCATTATTGAACAGTAAAAAAATACAAATAGTTAAAGATTGCAGTGATACATTTTTAATAGGACACTATATGACTCCGACTATGTGGAGGAAAAAAATAACGACATTTATTTATACAAGCGAAAATATATCTTGGCAAAAACCCGACAAAGACCATTATAGCGCCAAATCCGAAATGTTATCAAATGGCACGGCTTGGTATGACGATAATGAAATGTTATGTTGTGATAATGCCATGGTTCCGATAGATACAAACGAGATTTTAGCAGTGTCAACAACAATATTCAAGCACGGGATACTAAATGCTGGCTATCATATATTTGATTATCACAGATACCAGCCTTATAAAAATGGCAAACACATATTTTCACGAATCCTAATAAAAAAGGAACAAATATGAAATATCACTTTTTAATCGCGTGGTATGCCGCGCAAGAACAGCGGTCTGGCATAATACCCTCCTTAAAAGATTATTAAATAATTTCTGTAAAAAGGTTTACACAATATTTGAAAAAATCTCTATCCTCGAATATGAGGATAGTTTGTGTAAAATTGTATATAGTCATCAAAAATAATTTATAGAAAGTTCATACATGCAGAATAACATAAAACCGATACGGCAATATAACACACGGAAAACAAAAACCGTATTTTACTATTCCAAATCCTATCAGAACAATAGACTATCAAAAAATTGAGTTAAAAAACATATTTTTGATTCCA encodes:
- a CDS encoding adenine-specific methyltransferase EcoRI family protein, encoding MTLTKLHNERSKSSPVKITDYIHCESTDKTIEIHRGRNGYNWAGQKGKILEWTIPVLVEKSADEILEKIYSCSEWQTYGKGRETSIDSPALRDIIWNNIQPYMDIKSMKSVPKTGDSKSAMVRTQTKGKYIIETKRDIITIGSNECYTFYQSVAFVVEWFVKNVDKDYFRNKVVYLNADDTKSAFWLYFYNNFNKLGLKKLIATHYDGTGLSYGNSETNIKSIGIWEEYAGYIMEYEGKIIRRVPPIGVKSDFHGDFKEKICMDIARNKADIIMTNPPFGQEWKNYINAMLSTGKKLIFWGNGGAPLYNWFMPLLNSKKIQIVKDCSDTFLIGHYMTPTMWRKKITTFIYTSENISWQKPDKDHYSAKSEMLSNGTAWYDDNEMLCCDNAMVPIDTNEILAVSTTIFKHGILNAGYHIFDYHRYQPYKNGKHIFSRILIKKEQI